The Sabethes cyaneus chromosome 3, idSabCyanKW18_F2, whole genome shotgun sequence DNA window TAGGCGTTCATTCACCATCGGCGACCATGTGATCCCTCGGCTACCATGGTCGTGCTAATTGATACCCTTCCAAATTTGCTCTTTGATATAAACGAATGTGGTTGTTGCGTCATCTTCTTCTACGTCGATCCATTCTTCCCCCGTCGATGGAGTCTCTCTGAAACATAACATAAACGGCTATTTCAAACCGTTAATGAGAACAAAAAACGAGACTTAACTGGGGCGGAGGCAACCGGCCTCCACGGGTCTATTATGGACGATGAACGTTGGCATCAAGCACTGAGCGTACTTGTGACTCTGTTGATTATGCACAAGAACGCAGCGTGGTAGAACGAtgaatgaaatacaactttcttCTAATTGTGGCTGGGTGCCCAACGGATGGATGGTCCCAAGATATATTTTCGTCGATTTCCAATTTGCTCGTGGTTGTGGGTTGGAGCAAATGACATCACATACCGTCGGAGGATGAAACATAGATGGTTTTTTTGAATTACAATATTAACAATCGACTTACATGGATGGGAGGTCAAATGACCTCCCCCTGTTGCGCAGTGTAATACTGCGATTGTTGGAAGGAACTTGCATTCTTCCTTGCGGGCCAGTAGCATCACCACTGGTAGGTTGGTCCGGCTCCTGGATCGGCAGTACACATATCTTGCCGATAGCACGCCGATATTCTCCCTGGGATGTCTTTATGGTCACGACGCGAACATGGTTGTCATGCCCCTTGAAGATTTCGATGAATCGGCAGACTTTCCACTTGAGCGGGGGCAGGTTGTCTTCTTTCAGTAGAACCATCGTGCCGACCTTGACATCATCGCGCTCGATAGTCCACCGAGTGTGGGGTTGCAGTCCAGATAGGTATTCGGATTGGCATTGTTTCATGCGACCGTGTCACCGATTTAATGGTCTTTCCTGCTTGGCGCCAAATTGAGTACTGTCTGGTCGCTACCAGTAAGCCAAAGGCTCCTGCCTCTGAGCCAGCGATTGTTTGATAAGCCGAGGTTGGCAATGACAATTGTAATTGGCGATTAATCGGTGGCCCCAGTGGCCTGAATTCGTCGATCCAGTTCTGCGCTGGTCCACGCAGTGTTTTCGTCCGAACATCCTCCACCTCCCAGAAATAGCAATTTCTGCACGATGATTACATTAAAGTTGATCTCCGATTCTTAAAGCCTTGTCGATTGTATCGACCTCCCGTAAAGTTGATTGACCTCGCGTTGTCGATGAATACATGTAAAGTAAGACCCGGTAGATCCGAATGGAATAATAAATTTATTGGACAGGTCCTTACCTGGACCCTACGAAAGTAGAGCCTTGTATTTAAATTTGTAGGTTGATCTGCATCTCAGAAACCAGTACACGAACGTTGGTTGACCGTTGAGGAACCCGTAGTTCGATGATGTATATGCGCTATTTCACGCCGAATCTTCGTTGCTGGACGTTGCAATCGGCAGCAAGCAAAGTTTAGCCACTGGACCAGTGAGTTGATCTCTCGCAGTTTGTAAAGTTACGACTCGAACGACGCCGTCGGAGCCTGGATGACTCTCTAGGATTCTACCAGTCGGCCATCGTGCCGGTGGCGAGCCTTCTTCCATCATGACGACTAAAcgatttttctcaattttaacGGGTGGATTGCACCATTTGGCCCTTGGTTGTAAGGTTACCAAATACTCTCGTTGCCACCTTTGCCATATATCTTGCATAGCCTTTTGTGTTTGCTGCCATCGTGTCAGCCTGTTATATGGGGTCGTGTCATAGCAAGTTTCCGGAACTGATTTCAAAGACGAACCCACGAAAAAATGACCCAGCGTCAACGGTTCCAGGTCAGAAGGATCTTCACTAAGCAGCGTTAACGGCCGCGAATTAAGACAACATTCGACTTGGATTAGTAGAGTTTCCATTTCATCGAAAGCTAAAGTGTGCCCCCTGAGCACACGAATTACATGCTTTTGTGCCGAGTTTATAGCGGCTTCCCACAAACCCCCAAAGTGAGACCCCTTTGGCGGATTGAAATGCCATCTGATTCCGTTATCGTTGCATTCTCTGGACAGTTTATCCTTGTATTCACTGCTTTGACTAAACCGTCGGAGTTCATTAGCTGCGCCTAGGAAATTGCGGCCATTGTCAGTATAGACATCAGAGCACAGTCCTCGTCGCGATACAAATCGTCGAAATGCTTGCATGAACTTATCGGTGCTTAAATCCATGACGAGCTCCCAGTGAACCACTTTCGTCACAAAACATACGAATACAGCAACATAGGATTTTTGTGGAGCATCCCGTCGATGACGAGGTTGAAGCTGAACAGGTCCCCAAAAGTCTATACCAGTTACTGAGAATGGGCGTGATGCTGTCACCCGTGCTGCAGGGAGTTCAGCCATGAATTGTTGCATCCGTTTTGGTCGAGCACGTACACAAGTGACACACTGACGCACGACCTGCTTCGCTAAACTTCGGCCACCTAGCACCCAGTAGCGTAATCGAACTACATTCATTAATAGCTGAGGCGCGGCGTGCAGCAGTCGAACATGATAGGAATCATACAGCAACTTGGTTAGTGCGTGAGAATTAGGAAGCAAAATTTGATGTTTAAAATCCTCAGATTGAACAGAGTGTCCCAAGCGACC harbors:
- the LOC128740139 gene encoding uncharacterized protein LOC128740139, which produces MLRIDRFVLLPKVIEIELHLFSDASEIAYGSCAYLRSIIRIGGRLGHSVQSEDFKHQILLPNSHALTKLLYDSYHVRLLHAAPQLLMNVVRLRYWVLGGRSLAKQVVRQCVTCVRARPKRMQQFMAELPAARVTASRPFSVTGIDFWGPVQLQPRHRRDAPQKSYVAVFVCFVTKVVHWELVMDLSTDKFMQAFRRFVSRRGLCSDVYTDNGRNFLGAANELRRFSQSSEYKDKLSRECNDNGIRWHFNPPKGSHFGGLWEAAINSAQKHVIRVLRGHTLAFDEMETLLIQVECCLNSRPLTLLSEDPSDLEPLTLGHFFVGSSLKSVPETCYDTTPYNRLTRWQQTQKAMQDIWQRWQREYLVTLQPRAKWCNPPVKIEKNRLVVMMEEGSPPARWPTGRILESHPGSDGVVRVVTLQTARDQLTGPVAKLCLLPIATSSNEDSA